From Micromonospora sp. NBC_01699, a single genomic window includes:
- a CDS encoding dihydrolipoamide acetyltransferase family protein: MSAVAAAQVFLLPDLGEGLTEAEIVAWRVAVGDVVTVDQSVVEVETAKAVVDVPCPYAGRVVALHGAVGEVRPVGQPLITVAALGAGADAPAESAAHASYREEERAGSGNVLIGYGTGHGTSGRRRRRPRLTSDQQSRPGSEQPATAAPERQAVAAAPAMAAAPAAGAPLVLSPIVRRLAREHGLELAGLRGTGPGGVIRRADVEAAVALPAPVAPRPEAANTPRPVDPPAGSDVIIPLTGVRKVIAEKLSRSRREIPEVTIWVDVDATALLETRAAINAARPEQPVSILALLARICLSGLRHYPQLNSRVDTEGQRIIQSAGVHLGIAAQTDRGLVVPVLRDAQQLTTSELATALAETTAAARAGTLPPARLTGGTFTLNNYGVFGVDGSTPIINHPEAALLGIGRIVDKPWVVDGALAVRKVTQLSLTFDHRVCDGGVAGGFLRHVADCVERPAMLIAYA; the protein is encoded by the coding sequence ATGAGTGCCGTGGCCGCCGCGCAGGTCTTCCTGCTGCCCGATCTGGGCGAGGGGCTCACCGAGGCGGAGATCGTCGCCTGGCGGGTAGCGGTCGGTGACGTGGTGACGGTGGACCAGAGCGTGGTGGAGGTGGAGACCGCCAAGGCGGTTGTCGACGTGCCCTGCCCGTACGCGGGTCGGGTGGTCGCCCTGCACGGCGCGGTGGGTGAGGTGCGCCCGGTGGGTCAGCCACTGATCACCGTGGCCGCGCTGGGCGCCGGGGCGGACGCCCCGGCCGAGTCCGCCGCGCACGCCAGCTACCGGGAGGAGGAGCGGGCCGGCTCGGGCAATGTGCTCATCGGGTACGGCACCGGGCATGGCACCTCCGGCCGGCGCCGCCGACGTCCCCGCCTGACGTCCGACCAGCAGTCCCGCCCAGGATCCGAACAGCCGGCCACAGCCGCACCCGAGCGGCAGGCAGTGGCCGCCGCTCCGGCTATGGCAGCCGCACCGGCGGCCGGGGCGCCGCTGGTCCTCTCGCCGATCGTGCGGCGGTTGGCCCGGGAGCACGGCCTGGAGTTGGCCGGGCTGCGCGGCACCGGACCCGGCGGGGTGATCCGACGGGCCGACGTCGAGGCCGCCGTGGCGCTCCCCGCACCGGTGGCACCGCGGCCCGAGGCGGCGAACACACCCCGACCCGTCGACCCTCCCGCCGGCTCGGACGTGATCATCCCGTTGACCGGTGTCCGGAAGGTGATCGCGGAGAAGCTCTCGCGCAGCCGGCGGGAGATCCCCGAGGTCACCATCTGGGTCGACGTGGACGCCACCGCGCTGCTGGAGACCCGGGCGGCGATCAACGCCGCCCGGCCCGAGCAGCCGGTCAGCATCCTCGCCCTGCTGGCCCGGATCTGCCTCAGCGGGCTACGCCACTACCCGCAGCTCAACTCGCGGGTCGACACCGAGGGCCAGCGGATCATCCAGTCCGCCGGGGTGCACCTGGGCATCGCCGCGCAGACCGACCGGGGCCTGGTCGTCCCGGTGCTGCGCGACGCCCAGCAGCTCACCACCAGCGAACTCGCGACCGCGCTGGCCGAGACGACGGCGGCGGCCCGCGCCGGCACCCTGCCGCCGGCCCGGCTGACCGGTGGCACCTTCACGTTGAACAACTACGGCGTGTTCGGTGTCGACGGGTCGACGCCGATCATCAACCACCCGGAGGCGGCGCTGCTCGGCATCGGTCGCATCGTCGACAAGCCCTGGGTGGTCGACGGCGCGCTCGCGGTGCGCAAGGTGACCCAGCTCAGTCTCACCTTCGACCACCGGGTCTGTGACGGTGGCGTGGCCGGGGGCTTCCTGCGGCACGTGGCCGACTGTGTCGAGCGGCCGGCGATGCTGATCGCGTACGCCTGA
- a CDS encoding MGH1-like glycoside hydrolase domain-containing protein: protein MTSVVKFVRGIFQRKIDKVEVISDVPAAAEPGNDAERARLAQADSGEQPWRQWGPYLSERAWGTVREDYSEHGTAWDYFPHDHARSRAYRWNEDGMAGVCDDRQTFCFALALWNGADPILKERMFGLGSDGGNHGEDVKEYWWYQDSTPTHSFMRWRYHYPQARYPYDDLVSVNGLRGRDETEYELVDTGIFDDDRYWAVTVDYAKASPTDMCVLITVANRGDRAAQLHVLPTLWFRNTWSWGLPGRDAVPTITGADARLVGQHGILGQLVLQGDGDPTALFCDNETNAERLWDLPGRSRYPKDGINDHVVSGAATVNPAGTGTKGALHYVLDVPAGGQAEIRIRLSLTAPPPGTAPAPELDLGADFATTLAARRAEADDFFARVIPADVPPHEADVARQAIAGLMWGKQFYHFDVQQWLDGDPASPPPPPGRRHGRNSAWWHMNSFDVISMPDPWEYPWYAAWDLAFHCVTIARVDPGFAKAQLVLLLREWYLHPNGQIPAYEWAFADVNPPVHAWAALRVFEIDGGRDHDFLARVMHKLLLNFTWWVNRKDIDGNNVFEGGFLGLDNVGPFDRSAALPVAGVLEQSDGTGWMAMYALNLLDMALALAQHDPTYADIATKFFEHFAYIAAAAYKQGLWDDEDSFFYDQLRLPDGSKVPLKVRSVVGLLPLAATTRLTAKTLHRLPELAARLRWFLTHKPEYADVLGARRLAPDGRQQRLLSMVGPDQIVRLLARMLDEEEFLSPYGLRTLSRQHLDKPFTVSLGGQDFTVGYEPAESTSGLFGGNSNWRGPIWMPTNYLLIHALRDYAAFFGDDLLIEYPTRSGTKRTLAEIADDLSNRLISLFVPDDWGRRPIYGACDLFQRHPDWRDLISFPEYFHGDNGAGLGAWHQTGWTALVADLILTTRRPPTG from the coding sequence ATGACGAGTGTGGTCAAGTTCGTGCGAGGGATCTTCCAGCGGAAGATCGACAAGGTGGAGGTGATCAGCGACGTGCCGGCCGCCGCAGAACCGGGCAACGACGCGGAGCGGGCCCGGTTGGCCCAGGCCGACTCGGGGGAGCAGCCCTGGCGACAATGGGGTCCCTATCTGTCGGAGCGGGCCTGGGGAACGGTACGCGAGGACTACAGCGAGCACGGTACGGCGTGGGACTACTTTCCGCACGATCATGCGCGCTCCCGTGCCTACCGGTGGAACGAGGACGGCATGGCCGGCGTCTGCGACGACCGGCAGACGTTCTGCTTCGCCCTCGCGCTGTGGAACGGCGCTGATCCTATCCTCAAGGAACGGATGTTCGGGCTCGGCAGCGACGGCGGAAACCACGGCGAGGACGTCAAGGAATACTGGTGGTACCAGGACTCCACGCCGACCCACTCCTTCATGCGCTGGCGCTACCACTACCCGCAGGCGCGCTATCCGTACGACGACCTGGTCTCGGTCAACGGCCTGCGCGGTCGGGACGAAACCGAGTACGAACTGGTCGACACCGGTATTTTCGACGACGACCGTTACTGGGCGGTGACCGTCGACTACGCCAAGGCGTCGCCGACCGACATGTGCGTCCTGATCACCGTGGCGAACCGTGGTGACCGGGCGGCCCAGTTGCACGTGTTACCCACCCTGTGGTTCCGCAACACCTGGTCCTGGGGACTGCCCGGCCGCGACGCCGTACCGACCATCACCGGCGCCGACGCCCGGCTGGTCGGCCAGCACGGCATCCTCGGCCAGCTCGTGCTCCAGGGCGACGGCGACCCGACCGCGCTGTTCTGCGACAACGAGACCAACGCCGAGCGGCTCTGGGACCTGCCCGGCCGCAGCCGCTACCCGAAGGACGGGATCAACGACCACGTGGTTTCCGGCGCGGCCACCGTCAACCCGGCCGGCACCGGCACCAAGGGCGCGTTGCACTACGTGCTCGACGTACCCGCCGGTGGGCAGGCGGAGATCCGGATCCGACTGAGCCTGACCGCCCCGCCGCCGGGCACGGCCCCGGCACCGGAACTCGACCTCGGCGCCGATTTCGCCACCACCCTGGCCGCCCGTCGGGCCGAGGCGGACGACTTCTTCGCCCGGGTCATCCCGGCCGACGTGCCGCCGCACGAGGCCGACGTGGCCCGGCAGGCCATCGCCGGACTGATGTGGGGCAAGCAGTTCTACCACTTCGACGTGCAGCAGTGGCTCGACGGCGACCCCGCCTCGCCGCCGCCGCCGCCCGGTCGCCGCCACGGCCGCAACAGCGCCTGGTGGCACATGAACAGCTTCGACGTCATCTCCATGCCCGACCCCTGGGAATACCCCTGGTACGCGGCCTGGGACCTGGCCTTCCACTGCGTCACCATCGCCCGGGTCGACCCCGGTTTCGCCAAGGCCCAGCTCGTGCTCCTGCTGCGCGAGTGGTACCTGCACCCCAACGGGCAGATCCCGGCGTACGAGTGGGCGTTCGCGGACGTCAACCCGCCGGTGCACGCCTGGGCCGCGCTGCGGGTGTTCGAGATCGACGGCGGACGGGACCACGACTTCCTCGCCCGGGTGATGCACAAGCTGCTGCTGAACTTCACCTGGTGGGTCAACCGCAAGGACATCGACGGCAACAACGTGTTCGAGGGCGGCTTCCTCGGGCTGGACAACGTGGGGCCGTTCGACCGTTCGGCGGCGCTGCCGGTGGCCGGGGTGCTGGAGCAGTCCGACGGCACCGGCTGGATGGCCATGTACGCGCTCAACCTGCTCGACATGGCGCTCGCCCTGGCCCAGCACGACCCCACGTACGCCGACATCGCCACCAAGTTCTTCGAGCACTTCGCGTACATCGCGGCGGCGGCGTACAAGCAGGGGCTCTGGGACGACGAGGACTCGTTCTTCTACGACCAGCTCCGGCTGCCCGACGGCAGCAAGGTCCCGCTGAAGGTCCGCTCGGTGGTCGGCCTGCTGCCGTTGGCCGCCACCACCCGGCTCACCGCGAAGACCCTGCACCGGCTGCCCGAGCTGGCCGCCCGGCTGCGCTGGTTCCTCACCCACAAACCCGAGTACGCCGACGTGCTCGGCGCCCGTCGGCTGGCCCCGGACGGGCGCCAGCAGCGGCTGCTGTCCATGGTCGGCCCGGACCAGATCGTCCGGCTGCTCGCCCGGATGCTCGACGAGGAGGAGTTCCTCTCCCCGTACGGGCTGCGCACGCTGTCCCGGCAGCACCTGGACAAGCCGTTCACGGTGTCGCTGGGTGGGCAGGACTTCACCGTCGGGTACGAGCCGGCCGAGTCGACCAGCGGGCTGTTCGGCGGCAACTCCAACTGGCGCGGCCCGATCTGGATGCCGACCAACTACCTGCTGATCCACGCGCTGCGCGACTACGCCGCGTTCTTCGGCGACGACCTGCTGATCGAGTACCCGACCCGGTCCGGTACCAAGCGCACCCTGGCCGAGATCGCCGACGACCTCTCCAACCGGTTGATCTCGCTGTTCGTGCCGGACGACTGGGGTCGGCGGCCGATCTACGGGGCCTGCGACCTGTTCCAGCGCCACCCGGACTGGCGAGACCTGATCTCGTTCCCGGAGTACTTCCACGGCGACAACGGGGCCGGGCTGGGCGCCTGGCACCAGACCGGCTGGACCGCCCTGGTCGCCGACCTCATCCTCACCACCCGCCGCCCACCGACCGGCTGA
- a CDS encoding amylo-alpha-1,6-glucosidase, whose amino-acid sequence MIEIGFGPQVCGQLSTGASREWLVPDGRGGYAMGTVSGLRTRRYHGLLVVAGDTPASRRLGLASLDAAITFPTGAQVRLATHEWQSGVVDPRGFELLERFDLVDGLPRWRWRVGDLVIERELAMTYGRSCVAVVHRLISGGPVRLNLAAACTWRDAHGERRADGPAPRTEQVADGAVVEGAYRLSGPGWQPAGQWWHGVHHREEAVRGLHPEEDLWHAGTFSAELFGPGDTVSVLAWAGELGEQPPPATEIVTEARRRNRAVVAAAKPADPVDATLALAADAFVVQTANGPDVVAGYPWFGAWSRDTMTAYEGLFLHTGRADEGRELLRSYAATLSEGMLANTADTGRVEYNTADATLWFLHAVARHVELTSDTDLADELLPALRAVVDGHLAGTRYGIGVDPVDGLLTQGATGEALTWMDARVYGIAVTPRAGKPVEVNALWINALAAVGELAGLVGGDPGAAPRAHSRALASFRDRFPTPAGWLYDVVDAPAPTYPLGGATQHDDDLVRPNQLLAWSLPYAPLEPDPATLRLLGAALLTPLGPRSLAPDGPGFLGRHRGGPAERDGAYHQGTVWPWLLGPYVDAARRAGMPTDDMLIGIDSHLPEFGLGSVSETADGLAPHTATGCPFQAWSVAEVLRIRRD is encoded by the coding sequence TTGATCGAGATCGGCTTCGGTCCGCAGGTCTGCGGCCAGCTGAGCACGGGTGCCAGCCGGGAATGGCTGGTGCCGGACGGCCGCGGCGGATACGCCATGGGCACCGTCAGTGGACTGCGTACCCGGCGCTACCACGGGCTGCTGGTGGTCGCCGGGGACACCCCGGCCAGCCGGCGACTCGGCCTGGCCAGCCTGGACGCGGCGATCACCTTCCCGACCGGCGCCCAGGTCCGGCTGGCCACCCACGAGTGGCAGTCCGGCGTGGTCGACCCGCGCGGCTTCGAGCTGCTGGAACGCTTCGACCTGGTCGACGGGCTGCCCCGGTGGCGGTGGCGGGTCGGCGACCTGGTGATCGAACGCGAGCTGGCCATGACGTACGGGCGGTCCTGCGTCGCGGTCGTGCACCGGCTGATCTCCGGTGGCCCGGTACGGCTGAACCTGGCCGCCGCCTGCACCTGGCGCGACGCGCACGGCGAACGGCGGGCGGACGGACCCGCGCCCCGGACCGAACAGGTCGCCGACGGGGCGGTCGTCGAGGGGGCGTACCGGCTGTCCGGGCCGGGTTGGCAGCCGGCCGGGCAGTGGTGGCACGGCGTACACCACCGTGAGGAGGCCGTCCGGGGACTGCACCCGGAGGAGGACCTCTGGCACGCCGGCACCTTCTCCGCCGAGCTGTTCGGCCCCGGCGACACGGTGTCGGTGCTCGCCTGGGCGGGCGAGCTGGGCGAGCAGCCGCCGCCCGCGACGGAGATCGTCACCGAGGCCCGGCGGCGCAACCGTGCCGTGGTGGCGGCGGCCAAGCCGGCCGACCCGGTCGACGCGACCCTGGCGTTGGCCGCCGACGCGTTCGTGGTCCAGACCGCCAACGGGCCGGACGTGGTGGCCGGGTACCCGTGGTTCGGCGCCTGGTCGCGGGACACGATGACCGCGTACGAGGGGCTGTTCCTGCACACCGGGCGGGCCGACGAGGGACGCGAACTGCTGCGGTCGTACGCGGCGACGCTCTCGGAGGGAATGCTGGCGAACACCGCCGACACCGGTCGGGTGGAGTACAACACCGCCGACGCCACGCTGTGGTTCCTGCACGCGGTGGCCCGGCACGTGGAGCTGACCTCGGACACCGACCTCGCCGACGAGCTGCTGCCGGCGCTGCGCGCGGTGGTCGACGGCCACCTCGCCGGCACCCGGTACGGCATCGGTGTCGACCCGGTCGACGGGCTACTCACCCAGGGTGCCACCGGTGAGGCGCTGACCTGGATGGACGCCCGGGTGTACGGCATCGCGGTGACCCCTCGGGCGGGCAAGCCGGTCGAGGTGAACGCGCTCTGGATCAACGCGCTGGCCGCCGTCGGTGAGCTGGCCGGTCTGGTCGGCGGGGATCCGGGGGCGGCACCACGGGCCCACAGCCGGGCGCTGGCCTCGTTCCGGGACCGGTTCCCGACCCCGGCCGGCTGGCTCTACGACGTGGTCGACGCACCCGCGCCGACGTACCCGCTGGGCGGTGCCACCCAGCACGACGACGACCTGGTCCGGCCCAACCAACTGCTGGCCTGGTCGCTGCCGTACGCGCCGCTCGAACCGGACCCGGCGACGCTGCGGCTGCTCGGGGCGGCGCTGCTGACCCCGCTCGGCCCGCGCAGTCTGGCCCCGGACGGGCCCGGCTTCCTCGGCCGGCACCGGGGTGGACCGGCCGAGCGGGACGGGGCCTACCACCAGGGCACGGTCTGGCCGTGGCTGCTCGGCCCGTACGTGGACGCCGCCCGTCGCGCGGGTATGCCAACTGATGACATGTTGATCGGCATAGATTCACATTTGCCCGAGTTTGGCCTAGGCTCGGTCAGTGAGACGGCGGACGGCCTCGCACCGCACACCGCCACCGGCTGCCCGTTCCAGGCCTGGTCGGTGGCCGAGGTGCTGCGGATCCGCCGAGACTGA
- a CDS encoding glycosyltransferase family 4 protein: MSPNAEVIDIRSARRQRILMLSWEYPPVLVGGLGRHVHALSVALAAAGHDVTVITRHADNTPYEEYADGVRIIRAPEDPVTFPLATDSLLAWTMAFNHTLTRAALRANNTSTGYDVIHAHDWLVAHTAINLKEHLDIPLVTTIHATEAGRHQGWLPGDMNRSIHSMEWWLSHESDRVITCSGYMRDQVNNLFNLPTTQIDVVPNGVDDRAWHAKPRAVASARARFAGDGPLIGFAGRLVYEKGVQHLVHAIPRLRERHPGLRLVIAGDGPYRNELQHEADRLRLDQAVNFVGFMNESQLPAVLGATDATVVPSLYEPFGMVALEAAAAGAPLAVAATGGLAEIVEPGVTGVTFPHSDPEALAGAVDTLLADGVFARRVARRARTMVSERYGWSAIAARTAATYASAVREAGATAGRPVEVPRRMVVPEGNLLALNGAAC, translated from the coding sequence ATGTCACCGAACGCCGAGGTAATAGACATCCGGTCGGCTCGTCGGCAGCGGATTCTGATGCTCTCCTGGGAATACCCACCCGTCCTCGTCGGCGGACTCGGCCGACACGTCCACGCCCTCTCCGTCGCCCTCGCCGCCGCCGGCCACGACGTCACCGTCATCACCCGCCACGCCGACAACACCCCCTACGAGGAATACGCCGACGGCGTCCGCATCATCCGCGCCCCCGAAGACCCCGTCACCTTCCCCCTCGCCACCGACTCCCTCCTCGCCTGGACCATGGCCTTCAACCACACCCTCACCCGCGCCGCCCTCCGCGCCAACAACACCAGCACCGGCTACGACGTCATCCACGCCCACGACTGGCTCGTCGCCCACACCGCCATCAACCTCAAAGAACACCTCGACATCCCCCTCGTCACCACCATCCACGCCACCGAAGCCGGCCGACACCAAGGCTGGCTCCCCGGCGACATGAACCGCTCCATCCACTCCATGGAATGGTGGCTCAGCCACGAATCCGACCGCGTCATCACCTGCTCCGGCTACATGCGCGACCAGGTCAACAACCTCTTCAACCTCCCCACCACCCAAATCGACGTCGTACCCAACGGGGTGGACGACCGGGCCTGGCACGCCAAGCCGAGGGCGGTCGCCTCGGCTCGGGCCAGGTTCGCCGGGGACGGGCCGCTGATCGGATTCGCCGGCCGGCTGGTCTACGAGAAGGGCGTCCAGCACCTGGTGCACGCCATCCCCCGGCTGCGCGAGCGGCACCCCGGACTGCGCCTGGTGATCGCCGGCGACGGACCGTACCGGAACGAGTTGCAGCACGAGGCGGACCGGCTCCGGCTCGACCAGGCGGTCAACTTCGTCGGCTTCATGAACGAGAGCCAACTGCCGGCGGTGCTCGGTGCCACCGACGCGACCGTGGTGCCCAGCCTCTACGAACCGTTCGGCATGGTGGCGCTGGAGGCCGCCGCGGCCGGTGCCCCGCTCGCCGTCGCCGCCACCGGCGGGCTGGCCGAGATCGTCGAACCCGGCGTCACCGGCGTGACCTTCCCGCACAGCGACCCGGAGGCACTGGCCGGCGCCGTCGACACCCTGCTCGCCGACGGGGTCTTCGCCCGCCGGGTGGCCCGGCGGGCCCGGACCATGGTCAGCGAACGGTACGGCTGGTCGGCGATCGCTGCCCGGACCGCCGCCACCTACGCGAGCGCCGTACGCGAGGCGGGCGCCACCGC